The Patescibacteria group bacterium genomic sequence ACCAATTCAGCGCGCAAATTCATATTACCCTGTAAAAACTGCCAAAAGCTTTCGATCAAAATTTTAACCCCCTTGTGCTCTTCAATTTGTCCAACGTACAAAAAAGAGAAAACATCATTTTTAGACCTTGAGCCCTGCGCCTTGAACCCTGCGCCCAAAAAATAATTCGGTAAAACTTTTGTTTGCGAATTTTTGAAAAATCCGCGCTTCGAATGCTCGTCTAAAAGCCATTGGGAAGGCGAGATAACGACTGCGGGCGAACCCAGCAAAAAACGCGTAATTGTCTGATAAATTTTTGCCGGCAGCGAATTGACCATTTTTTCTTTTCCCCAGATCATCAAGCCGGAAGGATGCAAAAGCTGGATATCGTGCAAAGTATGGATATGCCTGATTTTCATTTTTCGCAACAATCCCGGCAAGAGAAAACCAACGCCTTGCAAATTATGAGTAATGACCAAGCCTGGTTTTTTTTCTTGCAGAATTTTTTTTATTTTGGCGCGGTTAACGAAATTGAAAATATCCCAAAGATGCCAAAAGAATCGCAGCCAAAGCGGATATTTTTCCAGATTATAAAAAATCGAGGATAGATAACACGCTTTATCGGTTCGGGATCCGATCGGCGCGGTAGCAATGACAAAAACCTCATGACCTTGTTTTTCCAAGCCCTCAACCGTTTTCTCGGCGATCTTTTCGGCCCCGCCGCGGATCCAGGGAGCGTAAAGATTATTGATGATGACTATTTTCATTGTAATTAGTCGCTTAGTCAATTGGGTACTTAGTTGAATAGTAAAAAAATTTCAGGACATTTAACAAATTCTACACTCAAACTAATTAACCAATTCACTAATTAACTTATTGCTAATTTTTTCCAGACTATATTTCTCCTCCGCCAACTTCCTCGCCGCTCTTCCCATTTCTACTCGCCTTTCCGAATTTTCCATTAAAAATTCCATTTTCCCTTTCAGATCATAGGCATTGCCCGGACGGACAAGCATGCCTTCCTGACCGTTGATAAAAACTTGGCGCACGCCGGGCAGATTAGAGGCGATCACCGGCAGACCCGAAGCCATTGCTTCCAAAAGCACAATGCCAAAGGCTTCGCCTTTATTTACCGAGGGCAAGACGAAACAATCAGCTGCTTGATATTTCTTCGGCAATTCTTCATCACTGACTAGGCCGGCAAAAATAACTTTATCGGATAGTCCTAATTCGCGCGCACGATTTTCGTATTGTGTTTGGCAATCGCCGCCGCCGACGATCTCCATTTGCCAATTTTCCCTATCTTTATCCAATAAACTCAAGGCGTCAAGCAAAATATCAATACCCTTAAAATAATGGGCTTTATCCAAGCCGCCGACAAAAAGGATCTTGAAAATATTTTCTTTTTCCTCTGGCTCAAGATATGGCGAAGCGCTTTCTGGCGGCGCGGCCGGCTTGAATCTTTCCGCATCAACGCTGAAAGGAATTTCTTTTATTTTATCCTGGCTGGCCGCCCAAATTTCCCGTGGCATATTCGCCTCAGCGTAATCGCGCGAAGCGCAAACGATCAAATCAGCTTGCTTAAATAGCGACGGCATGATTAGCCGTGAAGGCCATGACAAAATTTTCAAAAGTGGCGAGGAAAATTCCGGCTCCATGTGAAAATGAACGACCAGCCTGGTTTTATTATGCCAAACAAACTTTTTTAAGAGCCAGACGATTTCCGCGGCGCCGAAAAAAGGATAATGCAGAAAAACCAGATCAAAATTCTGCAGACGCCAAAACAGTTGCGGTAAAAAACCTCCGTTGCCGATTTTAGGAAACGCTTTGAGGCGAATCACTTCTCCCTGCCCCCCACTGTAACACACCCCGTCTCCGCCAGGGGCGGATCCACCCCTCTCGAGAGGGGACTTATAATTAATAGTAAAAGTTTTTACTTCATGATGAGCCGATGACAAAACGCGCGCCGTCTCCAGCGCGCTCGTGCCGATGCCGCCTTTATAGGGCGGATAAACGCAAACTATTTGGGCGATCTTCATTGGATTCGTCTGCCGCACTGCGAATGCGGCTCATCCGAATTAAAATAATTTAGGCAAGTGTTATGACATTCTTTCCTTGCTAAACAGCCATTTTTGCCAAAGAAAGGCAATGACAAAAACCGCTAAAGCTTCTAAGACATCAATTGTTCCGACTTTTTTATTGATGATAAAAGCAATCGATAGCACGACAGCAGGAAGAAGAAAAAGAAACATGTCGCTTTTTAATTTGTCCGTAAAAGCCAATTGCAAGGTCAAGTCCATATTCCCTTCTCTTTCTTTTTTCTTGGCCTGAACGCGCCACAGCTTCAAGTTGACCAAAAAAATTATGGCCAAGACTGCCAAGGGCGCCAATGATTCCAAAATCCGGCGAAAATTGGCAAAGTTATCTCCCGAGATAAAATAAAGAATGGTAAGGCCGATGATAATTATTCCGAAAATAAAATTAATAAAATCAATCGCTATATCTTTGGCTGACAACATAAGATAAATTTTTAAATTTAATTATTAAAATTTAGAATTTATTTCGGATTTTGGATTTTGTGCTTCGGATTTTACATCTTTTTCTTTTAAGGCAATTTCCCGAACTACCTTAGTCATATCTTTGTCCATCTTTTCGATTTTCAAGCGCAGGCGGAAATTCATATAGAACAAGACGGCTACGGCGGCGTAAAGAATGATCTGAATGCCGGAAGCGGAAAAACCCAGCGCCGCCGCCAGCCGGTCCAAATCTTTGACAAAGATCACGCCCAAGCCGGCGATAAACCAAAAGACCAGCCAAAAAATAAATTCATTGGCGGAAACCCCGGCGCGCTTTTTCAAAATAAACAAGCGAAAAACAAAAAACAAAATAATAATCAAAGCAATTGCCTGCTGAAGCATAAATTATAAATTATTAATTATAAATTATAAAAAATAAATCACGAGAAAATTTATCATTTATAATTTATAATTCATAATTGTCGCTAGTCCATTAATTTTGCCAAAATTATATCTTTTATAATCCTTATTCCGCCGGAAAATTTTTGGCCGAAATCGTGATAAGTTACCTTGATCGGCACTTCTTTTATTTTAATTTTATTTTTGACGATCTTGTATAATATTTCGCTCGCGTGCGCCATTCCTTTCTGATTAATCGGAATTTTCCGCCAGGCCGCGGCGGTCATCGCCCGAAAACCGGATTGCGGGTCGGTCAGTTTTACTCCCAAAAGCAAGCGGTTGACCAGGCGCGCAATCGGCATGATCACTTTTTTCTTAAAGGGCGGCATATTCGACTCTTTGCCCAGAAAACGCGAACCGAGCACCGCTTCGGCTTCGCCGGCAAAAAGCGGCGCCAAAACTTCGGGAATATCATCAACCGAGAATTGTCCGTCCGCGTCAAAATGAAAAATTATATCCGCGCCGTTTTTTAACGCATACTGATTGCCTGTTTCCAGCGAAGCGCCCTGGCCGCTATTTATCAAATGCCTTAAAACCGTGGCTCCGGCCGCTTCGGCCAATTGGGCCGTCAGATCGGTTGAGCCGTCATCCACGACAACCACTTCCTCTGCCAACAGCTTAACTTTAGCTACTGCTTCGGCGATATATTTTTCCTCATTTAAGGCTGGAATTACACAAAAAATTCTCATAAAATCTTACTGGCGAGGAAATCCTTGCCCAGATCGCCTCGAAATCTTCTTGGCTATTTATCATATCATTATTTATCTAAATTAGTAAACAAAAACCTCGGATTAAATACCGAAGTTTTTTATATTTTTTGGCTAATTCATGCTTTAAATTACCTGGTCGCGCCGGAATAGGCGATCGCGCGGACGACGTTCCAGGCCAAAGCGTTGACCGGGGTGTGCCCATAATAATAGCGGAAAATTCGGGCAGCGATCACCTCGCTGGCTAAATTACGTTGCCGCGGTATTAAGCCGTAAGCGATAACCATTACCGCATTCTGATCATAACTATTGGCCAGTACAGGGTTGCGGCCATAGATTTTTTTAAATTCAATTTTAGCTTGATTTTCCGAAGTTGCGCTGCGCTCGCTGGGCCAGCGGCCGTTAGCGATCTTGATCACATCTGACCATTCTGCCTCGGAGTTAGGCAGCCTGCCATAGGCTTGGAAATAGGAATTGATCACTCCGGCCCGTTCGCCGGCGCCTAAACGCCGGGTGCTCTTGGTTCCGTAAACGATAAAATTATTGATCGCTGTTTTTTCCGTTGCGGTAATTTTACTATCTTGATTTAAAATTATTTTGTATTTGATCAAACCGGCCTGTTCCTTGGCCGCGTCGGCCGTCTGGCCCAGATCGGCTAATAAATCTGGAGCGTTGTTAGCGCTGACGATCCCGGCTTCCGCGGCGATCTCTGACAAAATATTGCCAGCCGGAGCGGCAGGGGCAGCCGGAGTTATCGGAATGGCCGAAGCGGCGCCGCAAACCTTTGATCTGGTTGCCTGCTGGGCGGTTGTCAAAGCGCAAAACATCGGAGATTGGCTTAAAACATCGCGGTATTGCATGCCGTTAGCGCAATTTCCCCAATCACCATAACTGACGTTGGAGCAATAAGGAGCGCTGAAGTTGCCGCTGTTGGTGGGAATAAATTCAAATGAGGCGCTTACGGAAATATCACTGATAATATTAGTGTCAATGCGGGGATTACTGGTAGAGCTGTCGCTCCAGCGGACAAATCGGTAGCCGGAATTTGGCGAGGCGGTTATTGCCGAGCCGCTGGCGCCGGAATTCACCATCTGCGTGCTGCTGCCAATGATCGTACCGTGAGCTCCGGCAGCATAGGCCAAGGTAAGACACTGGATTTGAACACTGGTCGTGGCCGAATTATCGGAATAATCGGAATCAATCAGCCAGGATTCATCTTCCTTGCCGAAAATAATATAGACTTTTCCGGCATGCTCTCCGTTATCATTATTATACCCCGCGCCGACCACAATATCGTCATACCCGTCGCCGTTCAAATCGCCGAACAACTCGGAGGCGCCGGAAACCTGCAATTGATCTTCATCAGCCTCGCCGACAAAGGAAGCGGCGGCCGAAGAAGCAATGGAATTATTCTTTGTCCAGCCGGCCGGTTTTCCCAGCATTAAATACAAATCACCCTTCAAGGTGACATCAGTGCCCCAACTATCAACCAAAAAATCAGCATAACCGTCGGCGTTAAAATCCCCGACGGCATCCACATCGCGCAATTTCTCCCTGTCTTTAACGCCCAAGAAGGAAGCATCGGAAGAAGTGCCGATCTCCTGATCATTTTGCCAGCCGGAAGTTTTTCCAAAAATCACGTAAATTTTTCCATTGCGGTCAAATCCTTGCGAGTTATGCGAAGCGACCAGGCCGAGATCATCAACGCCGTCGCCGTTGACATCGCCGATATTCCTGATTGATTGCAATTTGCTGTTGGCCATTTCACCGACGAAAGAAGCGTCGGAAGAAGTGCCGATCTCCTGATTGTTTTGCCAGCCGGAAGTTTTTCCCAAAATAATATAGGCCTTGCCGGAGTAGGCGCCGACTTGGCTGTTTTCATAACTCGCCAAGCCGATATCGTCAATGCCGTCGCCGTTAATATCTCCCAGCGGATTTTCATTAGCGCTGATATACCCTCCCAAATGGCTGGGCTCGGTTGCGCCGTTTTGAGGTTCGCCGATAAAAGAAGCGTCAGAATCGGCATTCTGCTGCCAGCCGGACGTTTTGCCGAAAAATATATAGGCTTTACCGGATGACGCTACGGCATATTTATCAATGATCATAAAATCATCAATTTCGTCGCCATTGACATCGCCCAATCTTAGCGCGGAATTACCAACTGCTTGCTCAAAAGAAAAATCCGAAGAAGTGGCCAGATTGCCGTTGATCGGCCAGCCGGAATTTCGGCCGAAGAGCAAATGACTATAAGCATCCGTAGTGTCCAAAATATTAAGATCATCATAGCCGTCATGATTTACATCGCCGACGTTAATGGAGCCCTGCGCCCCATAGAAAGAAGAGTTGAAAAAATCCGTCGAGCTGGCAACATCCACGCTTTTCGGCCAGGCCGAAGTCTTGCCCAAAACTATCCAAACCGGAAAAACATTGCCGTTGCCATCAGGACCTAAATCGGAAAAAACCAAATCATTAAGCCCGTCATGGTTAAGATCCATCGGGCTTGGCGCGTCAAATCCCAAAAAAATATCAGAACGATCATCGTGATAGATGGTAACATTGTCCGCGTCAGCCATGGTCACGTCTTTTTGCCAGACTGTCGGTTTGCCGAAAATCACGTCGACTTTTCCCGAAGCGTCATTTTCATTGGAAATGTTGATGGAAAAATCTTGATACCCGTCGCCATTAAGATCGCCGCCCGGACCGATGTTCCCAAAACCAGTATCATCCCCGGCCGCATCGCCAAGGAAAGAAGCATCAGCCGTGTCGCCGATACTCTCGCCTTTCGGTAAAACAATCGGCGTGGAAGTCGGCGTAAAACTTACCGTGGCGGTTGGGTCAACAACATTACCGCAGAAGCTTCCGGGAACTTGGGCGGTCACGGTTAAAACAGCCTGGGCGCCGGCCGCCACCGTGCCGATAGTCCAAATTCCGGAATCATGATCGTATGTTCCTTGAGAGCTTGAAGAGGATTGATAGATGAATTGGCCGGGGGCTTTGGCATTGGCCACCTGAATGCCCGGCACGTCATAATCGCCGTTATTAGCGACCGTAAAAGTATAAGTAATGGCGTCGCCCGGATCAGGAGTCGGATCGCTCACAATTTTAGTTAGCGATAAATCAGTAGAGCTGGCTTGCTGGCGGATGACGTGGAAGTTGGGAGAATAGTAGCGGTCGTTGATATTGTTGCCCTGGGAACTGAACACCCAATCATCCAGAATCGCTTTAGCGCCGCTTTCGACGTTGGTGATCGTGACGTTGGAAATAATAGTGCCCGAAGGATCCCAATATTTTTCCGGCAGGCCGTCATGGTCAATGTCGAGGAAAAAATCAGTCTTGCCGTCCCAATTGCCATTGAGCGCCAAAATCAAAGTGGTGGAGCCGTCCGGATCAGAAAATGTTTCGTAGCCGTTAACCGAATTACTGTCATTATTTTGCGCCTGTTCGAGATTGCCGTCGCCGTCGATATCGGCGTAAATAATATTGCCCGCGGCTTGAGTCATATCACGGGCCAAAGGAAAAATCAGCGAACATAAAAAAATAAAGATCAGCGCGATGAATTCCAATTTTTTTCTTGGCGAAATTTTTAACATATGAAAAATATTAATTAATCACCCTAAGAACTTCTTCGATCGAAATAAGTCCGCTTAAAGATTTGATCAGGGCGTCTTCAGCCAAAGAATAGCCGTCTTGCTTGGTTAATTCCTGCCGGATCGCCGAAAAATGTCCGGTCTTGATCAGATTTTTTACCGCCGGGGTAATTTCTAAAACTTCGAAAATTCCGACCTTTCCCGCCTTGCCCGAATTTTGGCAGCGCGGACAGCCGCGACTCTTGTAAAAAATCAGTTCTTCCGGCCGAAATATTTTCTCGGAAACGATCTTGTCCCGCTTAAGCCTGGGCAATAATTTCGCCAGCGATATTTTTTTTTGCAAGCGGCGCCAATGCTCTTGACCGGCCTTTTGCCTGGTCAAGCAATGGGGGCAATTTTTATCGACTAAGCGCTGAGTGATCGCCAATCCGGTG encodes the following:
- a CDS encoding glycosyltransferase, encoding MKIVIINNLYAPWIRGGAEKIAEKTVEGLEKQGHEVFVIATAPIGSRTDKACYLSSIFYNLEKYPLWLRFFWHLWDIFNFVNRAKIKKILQEKKPGLVITHNLQGVGFLLPGLLRKMKIRHIHTLHDIQLLHPSGLMIWGKEKMVNSLPAKIYQTITRFLLGSPAVVISPSQWLLDEHSKRGFFKNSQTKVLPNYFLGAGFKAQGSRSKNDVFSFLYVGQIEEHKGVKILIESFWQFLQGNMNLRAELV
- a CDS encoding glycosyltransferase family 4 protein, with the translated sequence MKIAQIVCVYPPYKGGIGTSALETARVLSSAHHEVKTFTINYKSPLERGGSAPGGDGVCYSGGQGEVIRLKAFPKIGNGGFLPQLFWRLQNFDLVFLHYPFFGAAEIVWLLKKFVWHNKTRLVVHFHMEPEFSSPLLKILSWPSRLIMPSLFKQADLIVCASRDYAEANMPREIWAASQDKIKEIPFSVDAERFKPAAPPESASPYLEPEEKENIFKILFVGGLDKAHYFKGIDILLDALSLLDKDRENWQMEIVGGGDCQTQYENRARELGLSDKVIFAGLVSDEELPKKYQAADCFVLPSVNKGEAFGIVLLEAMASGLPVIASNLPGVRQVFINGQEGMLVRPGNAYDLKGKMEFLMENSERRVEMGRAARKLAEEKYSLEKISNKLISELVN
- a CDS encoding DUF2304 domain-containing protein, whose product is MLQQAIALIIILFFVFRLFILKKRAGVSANEFIFWLVFWFIAGLGVIFVKDLDRLAAALGFSASGIQIILYAAVAVLFYMNFRLRLKIEKMDKDMTKVVREIALKEKDVKSEAQNPKSEINSKF
- a CDS encoding glycosyltransferase family 2 protein — translated: MRIFCVIPALNEEKYIAEAVAKVKLLAEEVVVVDDGSTDLTAQLAEAAGATVLRHLINSGQGASLETGNQYALKNGADIIFHFDADGQFSVDDIPEVLAPLFAGEAEAVLGSRFLGKESNMPPFKKKVIMPIARLVNRLLLGVKLTDPQSGFRAMTAAAWRKIPINQKGMAHASEILYKIVKNKIKIKEVPIKVTYHDFGQKFSGGIRIIKDIILAKLMD